The sequence ACTCCGGCCCCTCAGCTCGTACGTATTAAAAGGCATTTTTACCATCCAATTTATCCAATGATCCTCAAAGAAGCGGAGGCACTTATCTATGATTGCCTGTGCGAAGAATCATGAACTATGCACACAATAGGTATTTATCAACAGCTCGCCACTATTCCGACTCCAGCTCCCTCGCTCCCTCCTGAATCCGTTGCCAGGCCTGCTGAACGTGGCGGGCCTCAGTATGGGTCTGGCCGACACAAAACCGAAGTGTGAGCTGGCCATTCAAGCGGGTATGAGTGAGGTAGATCTCTCCCCCCCGATTCAGGTTATCCAATAATATCTGGCTAGTTTCGTCCCCGCCCCGGTGACGAAAACAGACCAGGTTCAACGGAGGCGGGACTGCAAGTTCAAACCGCTCATCGCTTTCAACCCAGGATGCGAACTCCTGGGCCAGTTGAACATGACGGCGAATATGATGGCGCAGCCCTTCGATCCCATAATGACGGATTACAAACCACAGTTTTAAGGATCGAAAACGGCGCCCGAGCGGAACCTGCCAGTCGCGATAGTCGATCACGGCCCCTGATTCCGTAGCGATATTGCGCAAATATTCGGGCAGAATGCTGAGAGTCTCGATCAGAGTCCTCCGCTCGGCCACGTAAAAGCAATCACAGTCAAAATTGGTAAACATCCATTTGTGGGGATTGAAGCAGTAACTGTCAGCGAACTCGATGCCGTCGTGGATATGCCGGAACTCGGGACAGATTGCCGCCGTGCCGGACATCGCTGCATCGACATGCAGCCATATATTCTCCTCACGGCAGATCCGGCCAATTTCCACCAGGGGATCAATGGCATTGGAGGATGTAGTTCCCACGGTGGCGCAGACGAAGCAGGGTATCAAGCCGGCTTCCCGGTCCTGCCTGATTTGCTCTGCTAAAAGGTCCGGCTGCATAGCGAAGCGCTCGTCCACTTCGATGATCCGGAGATTATCTTTACCCAGACCGGCAATTTTGACTGCCTTCTCTACGGACGAGTGGGCTTGAGTGGAAGCATAGGCTACGAGACCCCCTTTATACCCCGCTTGATTGCTGCTGAAGTTGGTCACCCGCTCGCGAGCCGCCAGGAGGGCGCACAGGGTAGCGCTCGATGCGGTGTCCTGAATAACACCACCGCCAGCACTCGTCGATTTGAACTTCCCCGGCAGTCCGAGCATATCAACCAGCCAATCCAGCACGTGCGTCTCCAGCTCCGTGCAGGCCGGGCTGGTAGCCCACAACATCCCCTGAACCCCTAAACCAGCCGATAACAGCTCTCCCAAAACGGCCGGGCCCGATGAGTTAGCCGGGAAAAAGGCAAAGAAATTAGGCGACTGCCAATGAGTCAGTCCGGGAAGAATAATATCTTCCACGTCGTTGAGAATAGCCTCGAAGGCTTCCCCCTTGAGAGGCGGTTCCATAGGTAGTGCGGATCGAACCTGACCGGGCTCTAACTGCGACTGTACCGGAAACAATTCTACGCGTTGGAGGTAATCGGCGATCCAGTCCAGCACAATCCTCCCGCTGCGCCGAAACTCCTCCCCGGTCATATGAAAGCTTTTTTCTGTAGCCATTTGTCCTCCACTTTCTCAACGGGCAGCAGGCTTAAATCAGGATGCTGTCTTGCCAACCTATTTTGACCAATTCGATTTTCCCGGGATCCGCCGTCCCCAGGCCGTAGCGGGTATCTGCCAGAAAGATGTGCTTTGGGGGCGGATTCAGGGGACGATCTTCGCCAAAATACTCCCGGCGCTTGGCCTGCAAGAGACGCACACCGGTGGCATCCACCGCCACCGGATCAGCCCCCACCAACAGCCCTTTGTAGGCCCAGGTATATTGGCGATTGAAATGGTGCGGGCCTGAACCGTGGAACAGGGGCGTTAGGACAACGAGGATATTCAGCCTGGTTTTGCCCTGGATCAATGGAAGCTTCCAGATCGATGCCAGATCCGCGCAGGTATCGCCGTGATGGGCGCTGGGCCTGGGAACAAATGTGACGTAGTTCTTGATCAAACTCCCCACACCCGACCAGTAATGGGTCCGTAGCGGTCGGACATTAACCAGCGCGGTTGCATTGGTAAAAATCTTGTCCCCAAGCAGGTTGAGATCACGGATTCCAATATTCTTCTCGGCGACTCCAGC comes from Candidatus Neomarinimicrobiota bacterium and encodes:
- a CDS encoding DUF362 domain-containing protein gives rise to the protein MQQKGITRRDFIKGSTSAALACAFYLGYPGYLLSKSEPKTRVVLVRHKDALDNLNRPNKAVLGQMLDEAVTRLLDVSSPSQAWKRLIKPDDIVGIKTNTWGYLHVPEELEQIIKARVVEAGVAEKNIGIRDLNLLGDKIFTNATALVNVRPLRTHYWSGVGSLIKNYVTFVPRPSAHHGDTCADLASIWKLPLIQGKTRLNILVVLTPLFHGSGPHHFNRQYTWAYKGLLVGADPVAVDATGVRLLQAKRREYFGEDRPLNPPPKHIFLADTRYGLGTADPGKIELVKIGWQDSILI
- a CDS encoding pyridoxal-dependent decarboxylase, translating into MATEKSFHMTGEEFRRSGRIVLDWIADYLQRVELFPVQSQLEPGQVRSALPMEPPLKGEAFEAILNDVEDIILPGLTHWQSPNFFAFFPANSSGPAVLGELLSAGLGVQGMLWATSPACTELETHVLDWLVDMLGLPGKFKSTSAGGGVIQDTASSATLCALLAARERVTNFSSNQAGYKGGLVAYASTQAHSSVEKAVKIAGLGKDNLRIIEVDERFAMQPDLLAEQIRQDREAGLIPCFVCATVGTTSSNAIDPLVEIGRICREENIWLHVDAAMSGTAAICPEFRHIHDGIEFADSYCFNPHKWMFTNFDCDCFYVAERRTLIETLSILPEYLRNIATESGAVIDYRDWQVPLGRRFRSLKLWFVIRHYGIEGLRHHIRRHVQLAQEFASWVESDERFELAVPPPLNLVCFRHRGGDETSQILLDNLNRGGEIYLTHTRLNGQLTLRFCVGQTHTEARHVQQAWQRIQEGARELESE